Proteins found in one Pieris napi chromosome 6, ilPieNapi1.2, whole genome shotgun sequence genomic segment:
- the LOC125050268 gene encoding uncharacterized protein LOC125050268: MLKLLEVSALLISIKFVACLTYFKIDNIEDLKQFPKILETIQNHDLTEHIKLTPNNKHVSEGNFINKILVKRKIPHGLDAGTYEFDDKFNTIYKPLIRLHKKINIGKKFDNALQQFEDKYDVSNDKAETRETNDVWNERAYIDKKWNTKAYDYLVFVTKRNNRKKKLNTLRAYEKSGEANDPLAPGPKIPMDLHDGKGNNWMPHYPPWNYWTYKKTLHQDACPGRQVRIGNMCMWIPPH; encoded by the exons ATGTTAAAACTTCTAGAAGTCAGTGCATTgcttatttcaattaaattcgTTGCATGTTTAACATACTTTAAAATCGACAATATAGAAGATTTAAAACAATTCCCTAAAATATTGGAAACTATACAAAACCATGATTTAACCGAACACATTAAATTAACACCCAATAACAAACATGTAAGTGAAGGgaactttataaataagatattgGTGAAGCGAAAAATACCCCACGGCCTAGATGCGGGAACCTATgaatttgatgataaatttaatactatttataaacCGCTCATAAGACTCCACAAGAAGATAAatattggtaaaaaatttgataatgCACTTCAACAATTCGAAGATAAATACGATGTAAGTAATGATAAAGCCGAGACCAGAGAAACTAATGACGTATGGAACGAACGTGCatacatagataaaaaatgGAATACAAAAGCATATGATTATTTAGTCTTTGTAACTAAacgaaataatagaaaaaaaaaattaaatactttacgCGCGTATGAGAAGTCCGGCGAAGCTAATGATCCTTTGGCCCCAGGACCGAAAATTCCAATGGATTTACACGATGGTAAAGGGAATAATTGGATGCCCCATTATCCACCTTGGAATTATTGGACG tataAGAAAACCTTACATCAAGATGCGTGTCCTGGAAGACAAGTTAGAATTGGAAATATGTGTATGTGGATACCacctcattaa